A region from the Brassica napus cultivar Da-Ae chromosome C8, Da-Ae, whole genome shotgun sequence genome encodes:
- the LOC106415611 gene encoding probable galacturonosyltransferase-like 7 — protein MLWIMRFSGLFSALLAIIVLSPSLQSFPPAEAIRSSHLDAYLRFPSSDAPPRRFSFRRAPLFRNAADCAAADADSGVCSPSLVHVAITLDFEYLRGSIAAVHSILQHSSCPESVFFHFLVSETDLESLVRSSFPELKFKVYYFDPEIVRPMISTSVRQALEQPLNYARNYLADMLEPCVRRVIYLDSDLIVVDDIAKLWKTNLGSKTIGAPEYCHANFTKYFTPAFWSDERFSGAFRGRSPCYFNTGVMVMDLERWRSVGYTEVIEKWMEVQKSDRIYELGSLPPFLLVFAGEVAPIEHRWNQHGLGGDNVRGSCRDLHPGPVSLLHWSGSGKPWFRLDSRKPCPLDTLWAPYDLYGHSR, from the coding sequence ATGCTCTGGATCATGCGATTCTCCGGTTTATTCTCCGCTCTATTGGCCATCATCGTCCTCTCCCCTTCTCTCCAGTCCTTTCCCCCAGCTGAAGCCATCAGATCCTCTCACCTCGACGCTTACCTCCGATTCCCGTCCTCCGACGCGCCGCCGCGTAGATTCTCCTTCAGGAGAGCCCCTCTCTTCCGCAATGCCGCCGATTGCGCCGCCGCAGACGCCGATTCCGGCGTCTGCAGCCCTTCGCTGGTCCACGTCGCGATCACACTCGATTTCGAGTACCTCCGCGGCTCGATCGCCGCGGTTCACTCGATCCTCCAGCACTCGTCGTGCCCCGAGAGCGTCTTCTTCCATTTCCTCGTCTCCGAGACGGACCTGGAGTCCTTGGTTCGCTCGAGCTTCCCCGAATTGAAATTCAAGGTTTACTACTTCGATCCGGAGATCGTGCGGCCCATGATCTCGACCTCCGTGAGGCAGGCCCTCGAGCAGCCGCTGAATTACGCTAGAAACTATTTGGCTGACATGCTGGAGCCCTGCGTGAGGCGCGTGATCTACCTCGATTCCGATCTGATCGTCGTCGACGACATCGCCAAGCTATGGAAGACGAATCTGGGGTCGAAAACGATCGGAGCTCCGGAGTACTGCCACGCGAACTTCACCAAGTATTTCACGCCGGCGTTCTGGTCCGACGAGAGATTCTCCGGCGCGTTCAGAGGGAGGAGCCCGTGCTACTTCAACACGGGGGTGATGGTGATGGATCTCGAGAGGTGGAGGAGCGTGGGGTACACGGAGGTCATCGAGAAGTGGATGGAGGTTCAGAAGAGCGATCGGATTTACGAGCTGGGGTCTTTGCCGCCGTTCTTGCTGGTTTTCGCCGGAGAGGTTGCGCCGATTGAGCATCGGTGGAATCAGCACGGTTTAGGAGGAGATAACGTGAGAGGGAGCTGCAGAGATCTACATCCCGGTCCGGTTAGCTTGTTGCATTGGTCTGGTAGTGGTAAACCGTGGTTCCGGTTAGACTCGAGAAAGCCTTGTCCACTTGATACTCTTTGGGCACCTTATGATTTGTATGGACACTCACGCTGA
- the LOC106414516 gene encoding putative two-component response regulator ARR20 encodes MSVSSNILKENSRDLLREEEPGDAEVEFPIDDEDEDFSITSIRIVLVDSDPESLCLMKNLMTQFSYQVRDFKNGAEAIAFLMMSKHEIDLVIWDFHVPEINGLEALKTIGKEMDLPVVIMSHEHKKKTVMESTKRGSCNFLVKPVSKEIIAVLWQHVYRKRVSIYSVESNPEETVGLDQDDIDLYQTNSNCGEQTSSYQKEDKNKKPRMTWTPELHQLFEKAVEKMGGVEQAVPKQILKCMQEEKDAEGLTRNNVASHLQKYRLNSGKKSSMIQETREDSEWRNAGPNTALTASKPLPNSIFGLHTRVPYFANDQDARNGPMQYPSTNYFTMDNAHFMTNSFANLPYTDSFHQQQQFQHQQYSHSSLQLPSVITKQEFPYVSAALENPDLIANKNSPYMDWGDYLPEGGLSDFDKTNRY; translated from the exons ATGTCAGTTTCATCAAACATACTCAAAGAGAATTCTCGCGACTTGTTGCGAGAAGAGGAACCTGGTGATGCTGAAGTCGAATTTCCCATTGACGATGAGGACGAAGATTTTTCGATAACGAGTATTAGGATTGTTTTGGTAGACTCAGATCCTGAATCCTTATGCCTCATGAAGAACCTCATGACACAGTTCTCTTACCAAG TAAGGGATTTTAAAAACGGAGCTGAAGCTATTGCTTTCTTGATGATGAGCAAGCATGAGATCGATTTAGTGATTTGGGATTTTCACGTGCCCGAGATTAATGGACTGGAAGCTCTCAAAACCATTGGTAAAGAGATGGATTTGCCCGTAGTAA TAATGTCTCATGAACACAAGAAGAAAACTGTGATGGAATCGACAAAACGAGGCTCATGTAACTTTCTCGTGAAGCCAGTAAGCAAAGAAATCATTGCAGTTCTATGGCAACATGTTTACCGCAAGAGAGTATCTATATATTCAGTTGAATCAAATCCAGAAGAAACTGTCGGTTTAGATCAAGATGATATTGATCTCTATCAGACCAACTCCAATTGCGGAGAACAAACCAGTTCCTATCAAAAAGAAGACAAGAACAAGAAACCGCGGATGACTTGGACACCTGAACTTCACCAACTGTTTGAAAAAGCGGTCGAGAAAATGGGCGGTGTTGAAC AGGCCGTTCCAAAGCAGATTCTCAAATGTATGCAAGAAGAAAAGGATGCGGAAGGACTCACTAGAAACAATGTTGCCAGTCATCTTCAG AAGTACCGTCTAAATTCAGGGAAAAAGTCATCCATGATCCAGGAAACTCGAGAAGATTCTGAGTGGCGTAATGCTGGACCAAACACCGCTCTTACGGCTTCTAAACCGCTACCAAACTCCATCTTCGGTCTCCATACTAGAGTACCGTATTTTGCGAACGATCAAGACGCGAGAAACGGCCCCATGCAGTATCCTTCAACCAATTACTTCACAATGGACAATGCCCATTTCATGACCAACTCTTTTGCTAATCTACCTTATACTGACTCGTTTCATCAGCAACAACAATTTCAACATCAGCAGTACTcccattcttctcttcagttacCTTCCGTGATAACCAAACAAGAGTTTCCATACGTGTCAGCAGCCCTGGAAAATCCCGATCTCATAGCTAATAAAAATTCACCCTACATGGACTGGGGAGACTATTTGCCAGAAGGCGGACTTAGCGATTTCGATAAGACTAATCGTTATTGA